A DNA window from Candidatus Protochlamydia naegleriophila contains the following coding sequences:
- a CDS encoding multidrug effflux MFS transporter has translation MANDKAQASLSLVLIILLLGFPQISETIYTPSLPDLAHSLGVSSQWAEFTLSIYFMGFALGVAGWGVVADYAGRRPALLMGLLLYCVGSVGCYQAGEIGTLLACRFIQAFGASAGSVVTQTMMRDLYSGAKRGKIFSVVGGALAFSPAIGPLIGGLVDQFAGWRGNFVVLVAMGLGLLVYCYRLLPETKSTAALSLASFKQVARQFVGDRRLYGYVTLIGCSNGIIFSFYAEAPFIFIEYMHYTPGQYGLMGLAIAGSNIVASYLSHRLNHRLIRPESIMLVGCLIILTASLGLSVWGYWKLFAHSPAIHLAILVGCIALLFFGIGLLIPNALSQSLIDYQKAVGTAGALLGLLYYLLIAGLTFLMGYLHNGSIVTMPLFFLGLSGIMLMAFYAWVEVRVNIVANI, from the coding sequence ATGGCAAACGATAAGGCGCAAGCATCACTTTCGCTCGTTTTAATTATATTATTATTAGGGTTTCCCCAGATTAGTGAGACGATTTACACCCCTTCTTTGCCCGATTTAGCCCACTCTTTAGGTGTATCGAGCCAGTGGGCGGAGTTTACCTTGAGCATATATTTCATGGGATTTGCTTTAGGAGTCGCAGGATGGGGGGTGGTTGCCGATTATGCGGGGAGGCGGCCAGCCTTATTGATGGGGCTGCTTTTGTATTGTGTGGGAAGTGTTGGTTGCTATCAGGCGGGAGAGATAGGGACTTTATTGGCTTGCCGTTTTATACAGGCATTTGGAGCAAGTGCTGGGTCGGTTGTGACGCAAACAATGATGCGCGATCTCTATAGCGGCGCCAAGCGGGGCAAAATTTTTTCGGTTGTAGGGGGCGCTTTGGCATTTTCACCAGCCATTGGCCCTTTGATTGGGGGCTTAGTGGATCAGTTTGCCGGCTGGAGAGGAAATTTTGTTGTATTAGTGGCAATGGGGCTGGGGTTGCTCGTTTATTGTTACCGCCTTTTGCCTGAGACGAAAAGCACGGCTGCACTCTCATTGGCCTCCTTTAAACAAGTTGCCAGGCAATTTGTGGGCGACAGGCGCTTATATGGATACGTGACTCTGATCGGTTGCAGCAATGGGATCATTTTTAGCTTTTATGCTGAGGCTCCTTTTATTTTCATCGAGTACATGCATTATACGCCTGGTCAGTATGGTCTTATGGGATTGGCGATTGCAGGTTCGAATATTGTAGCTTCCTACCTCTCTCACCGCTTGAATCATCGCTTGATCAGGCCGGAAAGCATTATGCTTGTGGGGTGCCTGATCATCTTGACGGCCTCGTTGGGCCTCTCGGTTTGGGGATATTGGAAGCTGTTTGCTCATTCGCCTGCTATCCATCTGGCCATTTTAGTTGGTTGCATTGCTCTGCTCTTTTTTGGAATTGGGCTCCTGATTCCCAATGCTCTATCCCAATCGCTAATCGATTACCAGAAAGCCGTGGGTACGGCAGGTGCTTTGCTTGGCTTGCTTTACTATCTGCTGATTGCAGGCCTCACATTTTTAATGGGCTATTTGCATAATGGCAGTATTGTGACCATGCCCCTATTCTTTTTGGGCTTGTCGGGAATCATGCTAATGGCGTTTTACGCATGGGTTGAAGTAAGGGTGAACATAGTTGCTAATATCTAA
- a CDS encoding LysR family transcriptional regulator: MPSIERLQTFVKVVEANSFVAVADQMKLSRAAISKQMSALEEEVGIKLIERTTRRLRLTETGEHYYKQSKEILNKLDEMENLALTLRKEPIGTLTLFCSRYFGEQYVVPHLGEFIQAYPKIKLNVQLGERIPDAAKEEIDIVIGMSISGPPEVIQRTISKTRYVLCASPTYLQQFGIPQKPLDLIEHRYLTHSMRTPDHLLTFGEEMHIHLDPFLRLNDAASLFTCALQGIGIVKLHYYMVEQALKEGTLVEVLKPYNQEIYPIYLYHLQNRYLTPKIRHFIDFLLTKVNPQLLDI, translated from the coding sequence ATGCCATCAATCGAGCGATTGCAAACTTTTGTGAAGGTGGTCGAAGCCAATAGCTTTGTGGCTGTGGCTGACCAGATGAAATTATCGAGGGCCGCCATTAGCAAGCAAATGTCGGCTCTTGAAGAAGAAGTGGGAATCAAATTGATCGAACGGACGACGCGGCGCTTACGCTTGACAGAGACTGGAGAGCACTACTACAAGCAGTCGAAGGAAATCTTAAACAAACTCGACGAAATGGAAAATCTGGCTCTGACCCTGCGTAAAGAGCCTATTGGAACCCTCACTCTTTTCTGCAGCCGCTATTTTGGCGAGCAGTATGTGGTGCCTCATCTCGGTGAATTCATTCAAGCCTATCCCAAAATCAAACTGAATGTTCAACTGGGCGAGCGCATTCCCGATGCTGCCAAAGAAGAGATTGACATTGTTATCGGGATGTCCATTTCGGGTCCTCCCGAAGTCATTCAAAGGACTATCAGCAAAACCCGCTACGTCCTTTGTGCCTCGCCTACCTACCTCCAGCAATTTGGCATCCCGCAAAAGCCTCTAGACCTGATAGAACATCGCTATTTGACACACAGCATGCGAACACCCGATCATCTGCTAACTTTTGGAGAGGAGATGCATATCCACCTCGATCCATTCTTACGCCTTAACGACGCAGCATCCCTATTCACGTGCGCGCTGCAGGGAATTGGCATCGTCAAACTCCACTACTATATGGTTGAACAAGCCTTGAAAGAAGGAACGCTAGTCGAAGTCTTAAAGCCTTATAACCAAGAGATCTATCCCATTTATCTCTATCATCTGCAGAATCGTTACTTGACACCTAAAATCCGCCACTTCATCGATTTTTTGCTAACAAAAGTCAACCCCCAGCTACTCGATATCTGA
- a CDS encoding isochorismatase family protein, translated as MTQTNNWMIDAKDAVMLLIDHQSGLFQLVRDIELPVLRSHVTALAKMAYLADMPTFTTASVPDGPNGPLIPEIHQHNPDAVYIPRTGQINAWDNPAWVKAIEDTKRKTLLIAGTLTSVCMAFPALSALTKGYKVFTIVDASGNWSKMATDITLARVVQAGAIPIDTFAVLAELMNTWNRPDAMDFSAIMVDHLVPPYRALIESYEKAQTVQTNGKETKLDRLEQAHSRR; from the coding sequence ATGACTCAAACCAATAATTGGATGATCGACGCAAAAGACGCTGTTATGCTTCTGATCGACCACCAAAGCGGTCTATTCCAACTAGTCAGAGATATTGAATTGCCTGTTCTTCGCTCACATGTCACAGCCCTAGCTAAAATGGCTTATCTTGCAGATATGCCGACCTTCACAACGGCATCTGTACCAGATGGCCCCAATGGCCCTCTCATTCCTGAAATTCATCAGCATAATCCCGATGCCGTCTACATTCCTCGCACTGGCCAAATCAATGCGTGGGATAATCCTGCATGGGTCAAGGCTATAGAAGATACAAAGCGCAAAACTCTTCTGATTGCTGGCACACTCACAAGTGTTTGCATGGCATTTCCTGCCCTTAGCGCACTCACTAAAGGGTACAAAGTCTTTACCATTGTTGACGCATCAGGAAACTGGAGCAAGATGGCAACAGATATTACTTTAGCCCGCGTTGTCCAAGCAGGAGCCATTCCTATCGATACGTTCGCTGTCCTCGCAGAGCTGATGAATACATGGAACCGCCCAGATGCCATGGACTTTTCCGCAATCATGGTTGATCATCTTGTCCCCCCTTATCGCGCTTTAATAGAAAGCTACGAGAAGGCGCAAACAGTACAAACAAATGGAAAAGAAACCAAACTAGACCGTTTAGAACAAGCTCACTCAAGGCGCTAA
- a CDS encoding vanadium-dependent haloperoxidase, producing MRQMLYVFFLLCVCTVDAFEKQFDRLPTYFKYTEQELAPLAPLQSTRQMTQSELSRWDRASLDLIYQEKAEEDAARITAYLYVAQREAAYLSYRLKHCFAGSLDPISKKALGLFFPFLSARQLPEEDPYSNMLAEIVLAKLKARLDEENHRTRFYDRKTGEEYWSGKSPYVGFSTASWKPWIIKSAHQFRLPPPPSLNDPFWKEQIQAVKEAGRSITAEQRRAVYVWAGIGKGALQTGNWVKIANEYMWNQNVEFSSLLFIRSILAMGIEDSTLAAFDSKYTYWIKRPHMMDGSIRPLIPVPNHPTYPSAHSVISATSAAILTYFFPQARTLWMDLAKEGGGSRIWGGIHFPIDNEAGFILGERVGEAVIESVSVQDEKILHGLKPK from the coding sequence ATGAGACAGATGTTGTATGTTTTTTTTCTCTTATGCGTGTGCACTGTAGATGCTTTTGAGAAGCAATTTGACCGATTGCCCACCTACTTTAAGTATACCGAGCAAGAATTGGCCCCTTTAGCCCCTTTGCAATCGACCAGGCAAATGACTCAGAGCGAATTGAGCAGATGGGATAGGGCTAGCCTAGACTTGATCTATCAAGAGAAGGCGGAAGAAGATGCAGCCCGCATCACGGCTTATCTCTATGTTGCCCAACGGGAGGCGGCTTATCTGTCTTATAGGCTTAAGCATTGTTTTGCAGGATCTTTAGACCCGATATCAAAGAAAGCTTTGGGGTTATTCTTTCCTTTTTTAAGTGCTCGTCAATTGCCTGAAGAGGATCCTTATTCGAACATGCTTGCAGAGATTGTTTTAGCCAAGTTGAAAGCAAGATTGGATGAGGAAAATCATCGAACTAGGTTTTATGATAGAAAAACAGGAGAGGAGTATTGGTCTGGAAAAAGCCCCTACGTCGGTTTTTCGACAGCCTCTTGGAAGCCGTGGATCATTAAATCTGCCCATCAATTTAGACTGCCTCCGCCTCCTTCTTTGAACGATCCCTTTTGGAAAGAGCAAATCCAAGCTGTAAAAGAGGCTGGCCGTTCGATTACAGCAGAACAGAGGCGGGCTGTCTATGTTTGGGCCGGGATAGGAAAAGGGGCTTTGCAAACGGGAAACTGGGTCAAGATCGCCAATGAATATATGTGGAATCAGAACGTTGAATTTTCATCTCTGCTATTTATCCGTTCGATCTTGGCTATGGGCATTGAAGATAGCACCCTTGCGGCTTTTGACTCCAAATATACCTATTGGATAAAGCGCCCTCACATGATGGACGGCTCCATTCGTCCGCTCATTCCCGTGCCCAATCATCCTACCTATCCTTCTGCCCATTCTGTCATATCGGCCACATCAGCCGCTATTTTGACGTATTTTTTTCCCCAAGCGAGGACATTGTGGATGGATTTGGCTAAAGAGGGAGGAGGATCCAGAATTTGGGGCGGCATTCACTTTCCAATCGATAACGAAGCGGGTTTTATTTTGGGGGAGAGGGTTGGGGAAGCTGTCATTGAGTCTGTCTCTGTACAGGATGAGAAGATTTTGCATGGCTTAAAGCCTAAGTAA
- a CDS encoding DMT family transporter, translated as MSKGIALVLMACFVWGLIFVIPELLTGFSPIEVALGRYFFFGLISLCFMLVQGIKKWLAIPLSIWKQALNYALIVNVLYYFSLVLGLRYSNAAVITLLLGMSPITLAFYGNWQHKECSFKKLIFPSLLIGAGLLLVNYPAFNDSSVASPLHYLFGLGCGLLSLVAWNWYVLSNAKFLKQNPQLPSSDWATLIGAGTLVWVVLIGGVALFFADSGALRKYLVLNEALQRFLIGSFVLGFCCSWIGAYLWNRGSQDLPLSLAGQLTIFETIFGLIYVYIVQQRFPSSLETAGIAVILGGVALSMQTFRKAPNQSLATSH; from the coding sequence ATGTCTAAGGGAATTGCACTCGTTTTAATGGCCTGTTTTGTATGGGGCCTTATTTTTGTTATTCCCGAACTTTTGACCGGATTCAGCCCGATTGAAGTAGCACTTGGCCGCTATTTCTTTTTCGGCCTAATTTCGCTTTGCTTCATGCTCGTTCAAGGGATTAAAAAGTGGCTTGCCATTCCTTTATCTATTTGGAAACAAGCTTTAAATTACGCATTAATCGTCAACGTCCTTTACTACTTTTCGCTGGTGCTGGGCCTGCGCTATTCAAATGCGGCCGTTATCACACTGCTGCTAGGCATGAGTCCCATTACTCTCGCCTTTTATGGAAACTGGCAGCATAAAGAGTGTTCCTTCAAAAAGCTCATTTTCCCAAGCCTCCTGATTGGTGCCGGACTCTTGCTCGTCAATTATCCAGCCTTTAATGACAGCTCAGTCGCCTCCCCTCTACATTACCTGTTCGGACTCGGCTGCGGCCTCCTATCCCTTGTTGCCTGGAACTGGTACGTGCTTTCCAATGCTAAATTCCTCAAACAAAATCCGCAGCTTCCTTCAAGCGATTGGGCAACCCTCATCGGAGCCGGGACGCTTGTTTGGGTGGTATTAATCGGTGGAGTCGCACTCTTTTTTGCAGATTCAGGAGCGCTAAGGAAATATCTCGTCTTAAATGAAGCCCTACAACGGTTCTTGATTGGCAGCTTCGTGCTAGGATTTTGCTGCTCGTGGATCGGAGCCTACTTGTGGAACCGGGGAAGCCAGGACTTGCCCCTCTCTTTAGCCGGTCAATTGACCATTTTCGAAACCATTTTCGGACTAATCTACGTCTACATCGTTCAGCAGCGCTTTCCCTCTTCTTTAGAAACCGCAGGCATCGCGGTCATTTTAGGCGGCGTTGCCTTGAGCATGCAGACTTTTAGAAAAGCACCAAATCAATCCCTCGCAACTTCTCACTAG